In one Nicotiana sylvestris chromosome 8, ASM39365v2, whole genome shotgun sequence genomic region, the following are encoded:
- the LOC104245243 gene encoding protein ALTERED PHOSPHATE STARVATION RESPONSE 1 produces the protein MGCAQSRLDNEESVSRCKERRNLMKEAVNYRNFFAAAHSAYSMALKNTGAALSDYAQGETPPAPPPAVNDPPPPPPPPTMEASPLPPPPPPPPAFSPLQRAMTMPELSKPRRGKMKGIAIDEEIEEEEEEEEEVDLKLRVKRNVAARETPIVKEEPTPPPPPPAPPGEAWDYFFNVDNIHGHLEEVEEEEEEEEEEAFNEQNNEIQDKRFDNVGMNQYEDDQFKTPEKKGKVEILSEVEEETPVRAEDSTERVFKHSNTAPPEIRGVVGVGGNVVGYGNNNNNADFFKVLGEIDDHFLKASENAQEVSKMLEATRLHYHSNFADNRGHIDHAARVMRVITWNKSFKGVPNGDATKDEYDIDEYETHATVLDKLLAWEKKLYDEMKAGELIKHEYQRKVALLNKLKKRNASLESLEKTKAAVSHLHTRYIVDMQSLDSTVSEVNDIRDKQLYPKLAALVQGMVNMSEFMYSHHKNQLEMATDLKAIEISGFPLETSKHHHERTIQLGNVVKEWHDHFDNLVKNQKLYIQTLHNWLKLNLIPIESSLKEKISSPPRAQNPPIQALLHSWQELLEKLPDELAKSAIASFEAVIRTIIIHQEEEMKLKEKCEETRKEYIRKRQAFEDWYQKYMQRRTPPDVADPDRATESNPKDPVAEKQFLVEALKKRLDEETEAHQKHCIQVREKSLGSLKIRLPELFRAMSEYSYACLEAYGRLRVIIQSQHSNGSS, from the exons ATGGGGTGTGCTCAATCAAGATTAGATAACGAAGAGTCAGTATCAAGATGCAAAGAACGAAGAAACCTCATGAAAGAAGCTGTAAACTACCGCAACTTCTTTGCAGCTGCACATTCAGCTTATTCTATGGCTTTAAAAAACACCGGTGCTGCTTTAAGCGACTATGCTCAAGGCGAAACCCCACCTGCGCCGCCGCCGGCCGTTAACGATCCGCCGCCTCCGCCTCCACCGCCGACTATGGAAGCCAGCCCTCTCCCTCCACCCCCTCCTCCTCCACCAGCTTTCTCACCGCTTCAACGCGCCATGACTATGCCCGAGCTTTCGAAACCTAGACGTGGAAAAATGAAAGGTATTGCTATTGATGAGGAaattgaggaggaagaggaagaagaagaggaagttgATTTGAAACTAAGAGTAAAGAGAAATGTGGCAGCGCGTGAGACACCAATAGTGAAGGAGGAGCCAACCCCACCCCCGCCTCCCCCGGCCCCACCAGGGGAGGCGTGGGATTATTTCTTTAATGTGGATAACATTCATGGGCATTTAGAGGAagtcgaggaagaagaagaagaggaggaggaggaagcaTTTAACGAACAGAATAACGAAATTCAAGACAAAAGATTTGATAATGTGGGTATGAATCAGTACGAAGATGATCAGTTTAAGACGCCGGAGAAGAAGGGGAAAGTAGAGATTCTGAGTGAGGTTGAAGAGGAGACCCCAGTGAGGGCGGAGGATAGTACAGAGAGAGTGTTTAAGCATTCAAACACTGCACCTCCTGAGATAAGAGGAGTAGTGGGAGTTGGTGGGAATGTTGTTGGATATggtaacaataataataatgctGATTTCTTTAAAGTTTTAGGGGAGATTGATGATCATTTCCTGAAAGCTTCTGAGAATGCGCAAGAGGTTTCTAAGATGCTTGAGGCTACTCGATTGCATTACCACTCTAACTTTGCTGATAATCGAG GACATATTGACCACGCAGCTAGGGTGATGCGAGTCATTACATGGAATAAATCATTTAAGGGTGTCCCTAATGGTGATGCTACTAAGGATGAGTATGACATTGATGAATATGAGACGCATGCCACTGTTTTGGACAAATTGCTGGCATGGGAGAAGAAACTTTATGATGAAATGAAG GCTGGTGAGCTTATAAAACATGAATATCAGAGGAAAGTTGCCTTGCTAAACAAGCTGAAGAAACGAAATGCTAGCTTGGAATCACTGGAGAAGACAAAGGCTGCTGTTAGCCATTTGCATACGCGATATATAGTTGACATGCAGTCCTTGGATTCCACAGTTTCTGAAGTAAATGACATCCGTGACAAGCAGTTGTATCCCAAGCTGGCTGCTCTTGTTCAAGG GATGGTTAACATGTCGGAATTCATGTATAGTCATCACAAAAACCAGCTGGAGATGGCTACTGATCTCAAAGCCATTGAAATCTCTGGATTCCCATTAGAAACAAGCAAACACCATCATGAACGCACAATCCAGCTTGGTAATGTTGTCAAGGAATGGCATGATCATTTTGACAACCTTGTAAAAAATCAAAAACTATACATCCAAACACTTCACAACTGGTTGAAGCTAAATCTCATACCCATTGAGAGCAGCCTAAAAGAAAAAATCTCGTCGCCTCCTCGAGCACAAAATCCCCCAATTCAAGCCCTTCTCCATTCTTGGCAGGAGCTTCTTGAGAAGCTTCCCGATGAGCTTGCCAAAAGTGCCATTGCTTCTTTTGAAGCTGTGATAAGGACCATCATTATTCATCAGGAGGAAGAGATGAAGCTGAAGGAGAAGTGTGAGGAAACTAGAAAAGAATACATACGCAAAAGGCAAGCATTTGAAGATTGGTACCAAAAGTATATGCAACGTAGAACTCCACCGGATGTGGCAGATCCTGATAGAGCTACAGAGTCTAATCCTAAAGATCCTGTTGCAGAAAAGCAGTTTCTTGTGGAAGCATTGAAAAAGAGGTTGGACGAGGAGACAGAAGCGCACCAGAAACACTGTATTCAAGTTAGGGAGAAGTCATTAGGGAGTCTCAAGATCAGGTTGCCTGAGCTCTTCCGAGCCATGTCCGAGTATTCTTACGCTTGTCTAGAGGCTTATGGTCGATTGAGAGTGATCATACAATCACAGCACTCAAATGGGAGTTCATAA